DNA from Antricoccus suffuscus:
CAACGACCTCACGCACGACTACGTGCACGAAAACTCGGCGTACTCCACATGAGCTCGGAGATGCTCGACTCGATGCCGGTCGCCGACAAGGCCGCCGTACTCATCGAAGCCATGCCATGGCTGCGACGGTTTGCCGGCAAGATCATGGTCGTCAAGTACGGCGGCAACGCGATGACGAACGACGCGCTCAAGGCCGCCTTCGCCGAGGACATGGTGTTTTTGCGGACCGTCGGCATCAAGCCGGTCGTCGTACACGGCGGCGGCCCGCAGATCAGCGCCATGCTGGATCGGTTCGGAATCACGTCGGAGTTTCGCGGCGGCCTGCGGGTGACGACCGAGGAGTCGATGGACGTCGTACGCATGGTGCTGGTCGGGCAGGTCCAGCGCGGCCTGGTCAACCTGATCAACAGCCACGGCCCGGTCGCGGTCGGCATGTCCGGAGAGGACGCATCACTGTTTACCGCAGTACGCCGCGGCACCACGATCGACGGCGAGGAGGTCGACCTCGGGCTGGTGGGCGATGTCGAATCGGTCAACAGCGACGCGATCCTCGATGTCATCGGCGCCGGCCGGATCCCGGTCGTGTCGACCGTCGCTCCAGATGCCGACGGCGTGATCCATAACCTGAACGCCGACACCGCGGCCAGCGCGCTCGCCGTCGCATTGAAGGCCGAGAAGTTCGTCGTCCTGACCGACGTCGAAGGCGTCTACGCCAACTGGCCGGACAAGTCGTCGCTGCTGCGCGAGATCGCCAGTTCGCAGCTTGCGGCGATGCTGCCGAGCCTGCAGGCCGGGATGATCCCCAAGATGGAAGCCTGTCTGCGCGCGGTCGACGGCGGAGTTCCGACCGCGACCGTGATCGACGGGCGCAATCCGCACTCGGTCCTTCTCGAAGTGTTTACCAATGAAGGCAACGGCACGATGGTCGTGCCCGACCCACCCACTACCGCAGACCAACAACCAGAGGTGATCGCATGAGTACGTCGTACACCGAGCGCTGGAACCACAGCCTCATGAACAACTACGGCACACCGCCGATCACACTCGTGCGCGGCGAGGGGGCCTACGTCTTCGACGATGAGGGCAACAAGTATCTCGACCTGCTGGCCGGGATCGCGGTCAACATCCTCGGCCACGCCCATCCTCGGGTGGTGGAGGCGGTGTCATCGCAGATCAAGCTGCTTGGGCACACCAGCAACCTCTACGGCAACGACAAGACGATCGCGCTGGCCGAACGGCTGTTGGCGTTGACCGGGCGCGAAGGCAAGGTGTTCTTCTGCAACTCCGGTGCCGAGGCCAACGAGGCGGCCTTCAAGATCTCGCGGCTCACTGGGCGCACCAAGATCGTCGCGGCCGAGGGCGCATTCCACGGGCGCACGATGGGCTCGCTCGCGCTGACTGGTCAGCCGCCCAAACAAGCGCCGTTCATGCCGTTGCCCGGCGATGTTACGCACGTGCCGTACGGCGACACTGCCGCCGCAGTTGCCGCGATCGACGAGCAGACCGCGATGGTCATCCTTGAGCCGATCATGGGCGAAGGCGGAGTC
Protein-coding regions in this window:
- the argB gene encoding acetylglutamate kinase, producing MSSEMLDSMPVADKAAVLIEAMPWLRRFAGKIMVVKYGGNAMTNDALKAAFAEDMVFLRTVGIKPVVVHGGGPQISAMLDRFGITSEFRGGLRVTTEESMDVVRMVLVGQVQRGLVNLINSHGPVAVGMSGEDASLFTAVRRGTTIDGEEVDLGLVGDVESVNSDAILDVIGAGRIPVVSTVAPDADGVIHNLNADTAASALAVALKAEKFVVLTDVEGVYANWPDKSSLLREIASSQLAAMLPSLQAGMIPKMEACLRAVDGGVPTATVIDGRNPHSVLLEVFTNEGNGTMVVPDPPTTADQQPEVIA